A genomic stretch from Sphingobacterium sp. ML3W includes:
- a CDS encoding RagB/SusD family nutrient uptake outer membrane protein, translating to MIIKRLKTYPMNKYIIYSLFAAPLMNISCNKFLAVDPPKTEVAAESAFSDEKTATATLGGLYTSMNNYNNQFASGLMTIVLSSLADDYNSAFTTYDEYKYNKLSPATSYLDRLWSQPYSYINHSNKIIEGVEASALSSTVKAQLSAEARFTRVFNYFYLSNLFNKVPLITDTKDLEANNRKGPASREELYAFMVDDLKKAAADIADAYQGNERTRPNRKAVDALLARVYLYHADWANAEEMADKVIADNRYELSRDLNTVFLKTSKEAIWQLQTVNLSTAGVNTWEGFSIVPAVATARSYYQVYDTTVAAYEDNDLRKTMWLKPYVVSNKTLYMPYKYKLRTGTPVTEYNTVLRLAEQYLIRAEARLNQNKLQAALQDINLIRERAGLAALPQTMDKAGIALALEKERQLELLGEWGHRWFDLVRTNRALPVLSKVKTDFSESDTKIPIASAILITNANLQQND from the coding sequence ATGATCATAAAACGACTAAAGACTTATCCCATGAACAAATATATCATCTACAGCCTTTTTGCAGCACCACTGATGAACATATCCTGCAATAAATTTCTGGCAGTGGACCCACCCAAGACAGAAGTGGCGGCAGAGTCGGCCTTCAGTGACGAAAAGACGGCCACAGCAACCCTGGGCGGACTCTATACCAGTATGAACAACTACAACAACCAGTTTGCCAGTGGACTGATGACCATTGTGCTGTCCAGTCTGGCCGACGATTACAACTCAGCCTTTACAACCTACGATGAGTACAAATACAATAAACTAAGTCCGGCGACCTCGTATCTCGATCGGCTCTGGTCGCAACCTTATAGCTATATCAATCACAGCAATAAGATTATCGAGGGCGTGGAAGCTTCGGCACTCAGCAGCACGGTAAAGGCACAGCTATCGGCTGAAGCCCGTTTTACGCGGGTGTTCAATTACTTTTACCTGAGCAACCTCTTCAATAAAGTACCCCTGATCACGGATACCAAAGATCTGGAGGCCAACAACCGAAAAGGTCCGGCCTCCCGGGAGGAGCTCTATGCGTTCATGGTGGATGATCTGAAGAAAGCTGCTGCCGATATTGCTGATGCCTATCAGGGCAATGAGCGTACCCGCCCAAATAGAAAAGCGGTTGACGCGCTATTGGCCCGGGTATATCTGTATCACGCAGACTGGGCTAATGCCGAAGAGATGGCCGACAAAGTCATCGCTGATAATCGGTATGAACTGTCGCGTGATCTAAATACCGTTTTTTTGAAAACGAGCAAAGAGGCGATCTGGCAGCTGCAGACAGTTAATCTTTCTACTGCCGGGGTCAACACCTGGGAAGGTTTCAGTATCGTTCCGGCAGTAGCTACGGCACGGAGTTACTATCAGGTGTATGATACCACGGTAGCGGCCTATGAAGATAATGACTTACGTAAAACAATGTGGTTAAAGCCTTATGTTGTAAGTAATAAGACGCTTTATATGCCCTATAAGTACAAGCTGCGTACGGGCACACCTGTTACCGAATACAATACCGTGCTGCGTCTTGCCGAGCAGTATCTGATCCGTGCCGAAGCGCGGCTGAACCAAAATAAGTTGCAGGCGGCACTACAGGATATCAATCTGATCCGTGAGCGTGCAGGCCTTGCCGCGCTGCCACAAACGATGGACAAGGCGGGCATCGCCCTGGCGCTTGAAAAAGAACGCCAGCTGGAACTGCTCGGTGAATGGGGCCACCGCTGGTTTGACCTGGTCCGCACGAACAGGGCCCTGCCTGTACTTTCAAAGGTCAAAACAGACTTTAGTGAAAGCGATACCAAAATACCGATCGCCAGTGCTATTTTAATCACAAATGCTAACCTCCAACAGAATGATTAA
- a CDS encoding TlpA disulfide reductase family protein, giving the protein MIKLFKYALLLCLLQASLLLQAQVSILPEKAAAGDTVTISFDPGKSAAAHRAGPFFVDFNYSNFYEFPSRMPMQREGGLWRVRFKLPAYANFSCFTIADKDKKFVQQASDSSQYEIYVYKQGKLIAGNYLGKSYSVPVQDKTSDHIVATQEYYLKKELSLYPDNYEAQLRLIVLQMKTSSPAQQARLLKKGLAVVEQKFRSNPLFEGNLNKVTMGYLILGQNQKVDSIRQVVINEFPNKKIGISYRLNKLFREQDSATVVAKIGELLSLKTADNETAYGSAYEYLFNYYVRHGDSVQARKYLPLITSWEQDPYKWRTYNEYVQLLLDHKLMLQDASKLNLYLLDSVAAYPVSLIRYFPETGYLVAHDPAKADKLRAIKAEIMANQGLITAQLNQPEAAREWFAKSIPTLQSAALLRAVAVQYQQWNDPTSAIPVLEAAYRHAPFDPAIRQLLDSALVKTGMSNAAERQAYFSKLDKQWKQGYYQEFQKIIGNTPFPEDISLVDMDKKPLLKAELMDKIVIIDFWATWCKPCIASFPYLHQVYKKYADDPQVKFVVLNSGSGNSWDDAYKWAQANPQFDFPFYYNQDKKLSSRLEITSIPTTLILDKKGNIRFRKVGFEGEKLLQSLDAMIEYLKELEQ; this is encoded by the coding sequence ATGATTAAGCTATTCAAATACGCGTTGCTGCTTTGCCTGCTCCAGGCAAGCCTGCTGTTGCAGGCACAAGTCAGCATTTTGCCAGAAAAAGCAGCGGCCGGTGATACCGTGACCATCAGCTTTGATCCGGGTAAATCTGCTGCTGCTCATCGTGCAGGGCCATTTTTCGTGGATTTCAACTATTCGAATTTTTATGAATTCCCGAGCCGGATGCCCATGCAGCGAGAAGGCGGACTGTGGCGTGTACGGTTTAAATTGCCTGCCTATGCCAACTTTTCCTGCTTTACGATCGCCGACAAAGACAAAAAATTTGTACAGCAGGCAAGCGATAGCAGTCAATATGAGATCTACGTCTATAAGCAGGGGAAACTGATTGCTGGTAATTACCTGGGAAAATCCTACAGCGTACCGGTTCAGGATAAAACCTCGGATCATATCGTTGCGACACAGGAATATTACCTCAAAAAAGAGTTGAGCTTATATCCCGACAACTATGAGGCGCAGCTCCGTCTGATTGTGCTACAGATGAAAACCAGTAGTCCGGCCCAGCAGGCGCGGCTGTTGAAAAAGGGTTTGGCCGTGGTGGAACAGAAATTCCGAAGCAATCCACTCTTTGAAGGTAACCTCAACAAGGTGACCATGGGCTATCTGATACTCGGTCAGAACCAAAAAGTGGATTCGATCCGTCAGGTCGTGATCAACGAGTTTCCCAACAAGAAGATCGGGATATCTTATCGGCTCAATAAATTGTTCCGCGAGCAGGATTCCGCCACCGTGGTCGCGAAGATAGGGGAGCTTCTTTCGCTCAAAACGGCCGATAATGAGACGGCCTATGGCAGCGCTTACGAATATCTTTTTAACTACTATGTGCGGCACGGCGACAGCGTACAGGCCCGGAAATATCTGCCCCTGATTACCAGTTGGGAACAAGATCCCTATAAATGGCGCACCTACAATGAGTATGTGCAGCTGCTATTGGATCATAAGCTAATGCTGCAAGATGCATCCAAACTCAATTTATATCTACTTGATAGTGTTGCGGCCTATCCCGTGAGTCTAATACGCTATTTCCCGGAAACGGGTTATCTCGTTGCCCATGATCCGGCCAAGGCCGATAAGCTCAGGGCGATAAAAGCTGAAATTATGGCCAATCAGGGACTGATAACCGCTCAGCTAAATCAGCCCGAAGCTGCCCGAGAATGGTTTGCCAAAAGCATCCCTACACTTCAATCGGCGGCATTGCTCCGCGCAGTGGCCGTGCAGTATCAACAGTGGAATGATCCGACCAGTGCTATACCCGTATTGGAGGCAGCCTATCGGCATGCTCCTTTTGACCCAGCGATCCGGCAGCTTCTCGACAGCGCGCTCGTTAAAACAGGGATGAGCAATGCTGCTGAACGGCAAGCTTATTTTAGCAAGCTTGACAAGCAATGGAAACAGGGGTATTACCAGGAGTTTCAGAAAATCATCGGCAATACACCATTTCCAGAAGACATCAGCCTAGTTGATATGGACAAGAAACCTTTGCTGAAAGCGGAACTCATGGACAAGATTGTCATCATTGATTTCTGGGCTACCTGGTGTAAGCCCTGCATTGCCTCTTTTCCCTATTTGCATCAGGTGTACAAAAAATATGCGGACGACCCGCAAGTGAAATTCGTTGTACTCAATTCGGGCAGTGGAAATAGCTGGGACGACGCCTACAAATGGGCACAGGCCAATCCCCAATTTGACTTTCCATTTTATTACAACCAAGATAAAAAGCTCAGTAGCAGGCTGGAAATAACGTCAATTCCGACAACGTTAATCCTGGACAAAAAAGGAAACATTCGTTTTCGAAAGGTGGGGTTTGAAGGTGAAAAGCTATTGCAAAGCCTCGATGCCATGATCGAATACTTAAAAGAATTGGAACAATAA
- a CDS encoding SusC/RagA family TonB-linked outer membrane protein yields the protein MNKRRILHYSAYLLLAGLAEQPLVTYAQETPKTIINASFRGQVIDAENGQPIEGATVKLYGVTHAVTTDRKGNFAFVTGQKLPARVVVSSVGYKEQIALIEEPGDTVRLVREDRTLEEVVVVGYGTQKRKDFTGAASTISAEAIKDIPVQSFDQALAGKASGVSISLPNGLLNNPPVIRVRGLNSISLSSYPLIVIDGIPVNTGNIGTSNVANNPLADINPSDIESIDVLKDAASTSIYGSRAAGGVLIVTTKKGKQGRAKVTYDVWGSAVSATRLPKLLNANQYIDIKNEAVLNNKILSGNATNDKVASALFFPQYDANGKLVETNWYDHVYNTGYSHNHSLAVSGANANTQYYFSGNYSDQEGFFAKNSFDRKGLRFNIEHKVNDWFSLGSNLTYNNTFNDAKNSGSLPSSQLLLIGGARLALVLPPNVSAYKDDGSYNLSSTGLLGSGANLFTNTLYNPEALFAYSKYTTGNDHILGNLHASLNLLKNLKFTTTYAVDRNLSTTKTYLSPNLGSSGYTNGGSVTNVSSLRNNWNFTNSLSYDQVFAEKHALTLLVGYDIQKYDNDSWNASQNNASDPFFENFQGNWTTLSGAGGSVTERFYRSTFVRATYNYNKRYFLTANFRRDGNSALGANSKYGDFGGVSLGWSIFEEDFYKNSSLANLLGDLRFRGSWGKVGNGNLSAYESLNLYSSSLYGTVPTWSMSQAGDPDLGWETSEQTNLGLSLDLAHKRLHVDVDYFRNNVNGLILDVPQSPSKGIPGNSILKNVGSMYNRGIEFAISGDIVKKRDFTWNSSLNFTHVKNKVTSLSAGNADIIGYTHTTTEANNITRVGYAVGSLYGAVTDGVNPENGQRIFINKNGERVQYSAAVASGQSNWTYLDGRIANPITVADYQVLGTALPTYYGGFNNSFRYKAFDAAVNFTFAGGNKVMNGTRGTLLDQRFYNNSVEVLNRWTTAGQQTDIPRLVYNDVISNGSAGFSIDQNAEKADFLRLQQLTLGYTFRGNLFNKIGLSTIRIYGQASNLFLITGYSGTDPESSSNGNSNTSIGVEKNSIGQGRTWTAGLNVSF from the coding sequence ATGAATAAGAGAAGAATACTACACTATTCGGCGTACCTGTTATTGGCAGGCCTGGCAGAACAGCCATTGGTAACTTACGCACAGGAAACTCCAAAAACGATTATAAATGCATCCTTCCGGGGGCAGGTGATTGATGCCGAAAATGGCCAGCCTATTGAAGGTGCTACGGTCAAGCTTTATGGTGTTACGCATGCTGTGACCACAGACCGAAAGGGCAATTTTGCTTTTGTCACCGGACAAAAGCTACCGGCACGTGTCGTCGTCTCATCCGTCGGCTATAAGGAGCAAATCGCCCTTATTGAAGAGCCGGGGGATACTGTACGCTTGGTGCGTGAGGACCGTACGCTGGAAGAAGTCGTCGTCGTGGGCTATGGAACCCAAAAACGAAAAGACTTTACGGGTGCAGCATCAACAATATCCGCAGAAGCAATCAAAGATATCCCTGTACAAAGTTTTGACCAGGCCCTGGCGGGAAAAGCCTCGGGGGTAAGTATATCTTTGCCGAATGGATTGCTCAATAATCCACCTGTTATACGGGTGCGGGGCCTGAATTCGATATCCCTCAGTTCGTATCCTTTGATTGTCATCGATGGTATTCCCGTCAATACGGGTAATATTGGTACATCTAATGTGGCCAATAATCCGCTGGCGGATATCAATCCCTCGGATATCGAATCTATTGATGTATTGAAAGATGCGGCTTCTACTTCAATCTATGGTTCGAGGGCAGCAGGCGGTGTACTGATCGTAACGACCAAAAAAGGTAAACAAGGCCGCGCAAAAGTCACCTACGATGTCTGGGGCTCTGCGGTATCCGCGACACGTTTGCCTAAGCTGCTGAATGCCAATCAGTATATCGATATCAAAAATGAAGCTGTATTGAACAACAAGATCTTGTCAGGAAACGCTACCAACGATAAGGTGGCTAGTGCGCTTTTCTTCCCGCAGTATGATGCCAATGGTAAGCTGGTTGAAACGAATTGGTACGATCATGTCTATAACACCGGCTATAGCCACAACCATAGCCTCGCCGTAAGCGGAGCCAACGCAAATACACAGTATTATTTTTCGGGAAATTACTCGGACCAGGAAGGCTTTTTTGCAAAAAACAGCTTCGACCGGAAGGGCCTGCGGTTTAATATAGAGCATAAAGTTAACGATTGGTTCTCGCTTGGTAGTAACCTGACTTACAACAATACCTTCAACGACGCCAAAAATTCGGGTTCACTGCCCAGCAGCCAGCTGCTGTTGATCGGTGGCGCTCGATTGGCGCTGGTATTGCCGCCAAATGTTTCAGCATATAAAGATGACGGTAGCTACAATTTAAGCAGCACGGGTTTATTAGGGTCCGGAGCCAACTTGTTTACGAACACACTTTACAATCCTGAAGCATTATTTGCCTACAGCAAATACACGACTGGGAATGATCATATCTTGGGAAACCTGCATGCCTCGCTCAATTTGTTGAAAAACTTAAAATTCACCACGACCTATGCGGTAGACCGTAACCTGTCCACTACCAAAACGTATTTGAGCCCCAATCTGGGCTCATCGGGCTATACAAATGGTGGATCGGTCACCAATGTGAGCAGTCTGCGCAACAACTGGAATTTTACCAACAGCCTAAGCTATGATCAGGTGTTTGCCGAAAAGCATGCCCTGACGCTGTTAGTGGGGTACGATATCCAAAAATACGACAACGATAGCTGGAATGCATCGCAAAACAACGCCTCTGATCCGTTTTTTGAAAACTTTCAGGGCAATTGGACAACACTATCCGGGGCTGGCGGGAGTGTTACGGAGCGTTTCTACCGCTCTACCTTTGTCCGTGCCACTTACAACTACAACAAGCGCTATTTCCTGACGGCCAATTTTAGAAGGGATGGTAATTCGGCTTTGGGAGCAAACAGCAAGTACGGTGATTTTGGTGGCGTGTCGCTGGGCTGGTCTATTTTTGAAGAGGATTTCTATAAGAATAGCAGCTTGGCAAACCTACTGGGCGACTTGCGTTTCCGGGGGAGCTGGGGTAAGGTCGGCAATGGAAATCTTTCGGCTTATGAATCGCTCAACCTCTATAGCTCATCGCTCTATGGAACAGTGCCTACCTGGAGCATGTCGCAGGCGGGTGATCCGGATCTGGGCTGGGAGACTTCCGAACAGACCAATTTGGGGCTGAGCTTGGACTTAGCGCATAAGCGCCTGCATGTGGATGTCGATTACTTTAGAAACAATGTGAATGGACTTATTCTGGATGTACCACAGTCGCCATCAAAAGGTATTCCAGGTAACAGTATCCTTAAAAATGTCGGCAGCATGTATAACCGCGGGATCGAATTTGCTATCAGTGGTGATATCGTCAAAAAAAGGGATTTTACCTGGAACTCATCGCTTAATTTTACGCATGTAAAAAATAAAGTCACATCGCTGTCTGCCGGCAATGCTGATATCATTGGCTATACGCACACCACCACTGAAGCCAACAACATTACACGTGTGGGGTACGCGGTGGGTAGCCTGTACGGTGCAGTCACTGATGGTGTAAATCCTGAAAATGGGCAGCGGATATTTATCAATAAAAATGGCGAGCGTGTGCAATATAGTGCTGCGGTAGCTTCAGGACAGAGCAATTGGACCTATTTGGACGGCCGCATTGCTAATCCGATCACGGTAGCCGACTATCAGGTCTTGGGGACGGCACTGCCAACTTATTACGGCGGCTTTAATAATTCATTCCGCTATAAAGCTTTTGATGCTGCGGTCAATTTCACCTTTGCAGGTGGTAATAAAGTCATGAACGGTACAAGAGGTACGCTACTGGATCAGCGTTTTTACAACAATTCGGTCGAAGTGCTCAATCGATGGACTACGGCAGGGCAGCAGACTGACATACCTCGACTGGTCTATAACGATGTGATCTCAAACGGTTCTGCTGGATTTTCCATCGATCAAAATGCCGAGAAAGCTGATTTCCTACGTTTGCAACAGTTAACGCTGGGCTACACATTCCGTGGTAACCTGTTTAATAAGATCGGACTTTCTACTATCCGGATCTATGGTCAGGCGTCGAATCTTTTCTTGATCACGGGATATTCGGGTACAGATCCTGAGTCTTCTTCCAACGGAAATTCTAATACCTCCATCGGTGTGGAAAAGAACTCGATCGGACAGGGACGTACCTGGACAGCTGGTTTAAATGTCTCATTCTAA
- a CDS encoding RagB/SusD family nutrient uptake outer membrane protein: MKINTKRNLYLVSTLLLVSTLNSCKRDDGLFPVPTTSISDKNVFDTPARIEGVVNGIYKSLKGASLYGGRYLLYQDVRGEDFINVTANSYTAYESWNNSYSSGSNDINNLWSAAYTTINGANILIAALSPGTEVIGTELSKAYIAEAKFLRAVAYFSLVTVFAQPYNKDQGASPGLPLRLQAEVDGNNNDLARSTVAQVYKQILSDLDEAEKDLPENYSTALLNTTRAHKNTARAFKTRVYLTINNYAKVLEEAKKIVPQQIAPFKAQQGVANELQTDITTIFGGNYTTPESILSMPASTTDALSGQSAIGYVYLVNKEYYLNPNGILNDTQWRQADKRRSLLQANGDKQYLKKYAKASPYVDYIPVIRYAEVLLNYAEAAAQAEQLTIAGTLLKAVHQRSDASFEFPVAALASKTAILEAIAKERRIELLGEGLRGHDLLRQLKELPAKGDANIQTPSVPTTAQNYIFPAPNTELAANKLFN, encoded by the coding sequence ATGAAAATTAACACAAAAAGAAATCTCTACTTAGTCAGCACATTATTACTGGTATCTACCCTAAACTCCTGCAAAAGGGATGACGGATTGTTTCCTGTGCCGACTACATCTATATCAGATAAAAACGTCTTTGATACGCCTGCTCGGATCGAGGGGGTCGTCAATGGCATTTATAAAAGTTTAAAAGGAGCCAGTTTGTATGGCGGGCGTTATCTCCTTTACCAGGATGTCCGTGGCGAGGATTTTATTAATGTTACGGCCAATAGCTATACAGCCTATGAAAGCTGGAACAATTCCTACAGTTCGGGATCCAATGATATCAACAACCTCTGGTCTGCGGCTTATACCACGATTAACGGTGCAAATATTCTGATTGCTGCCCTTAGTCCCGGGACTGAAGTGATCGGGACTGAACTTTCCAAAGCTTATATTGCAGAAGCAAAGTTCCTGCGTGCAGTAGCTTATTTTAGCTTGGTAACGGTATTTGCGCAACCCTACAACAAAGATCAGGGGGCCTCGCCGGGACTACCATTACGCCTGCAGGCCGAGGTCGACGGAAACAACAATGATCTGGCCCGCAGTACGGTTGCACAGGTGTACAAGCAGATCTTGAGCGATCTCGATGAGGCTGAAAAGGATTTGCCAGAAAACTATTCAACAGCACTGCTCAATACAACGCGGGCACATAAAAATACAGCCCGGGCATTCAAAACCAGGGTTTACCTGACGATCAATAATTATGCAAAGGTACTGGAGGAAGCAAAAAAGATCGTCCCGCAGCAAATTGCACCATTTAAGGCGCAGCAAGGCGTTGCGAATGAGTTACAGACAGATATTACGACGATTTTTGGTGGCAATTATACCACGCCGGAATCCATTTTAAGTATGCCGGCGAGTACCACAGATGCACTTTCGGGGCAGTCTGCGATAGGTTATGTCTATCTGGTCAATAAAGAATATTATCTTAATCCAAATGGTATTCTAAACGACACGCAGTGGCGTCAGGCGGACAAACGGCGCAGCCTCCTTCAGGCAAATGGTGACAAACAGTACCTGAAAAAGTATGCTAAGGCTTCGCCCTACGTAGACTATATTCCGGTTATTCGCTATGCTGAGGTCTTGTTAAATTATGCAGAAGCTGCTGCGCAGGCGGAACAGCTAACGATCGCAGGGACACTCTTAAAGGCTGTACACCAACGATCTGATGCGAGTTTTGAATTTCCTGTGGCCGCTCTGGCAAGCAAAACGGCCATCTTGGAAGCTATTGCCAAAGAACGACGAATTGAATTGCTCGGTGAGGGTTTGCGGGGACATGATTTGCTCCGTCAATTGAAAGAGCTGCCCGCAAAAGGTGATGCCAATATACAGACACCTTCGGTACCTACAACAGCCCAGAACTATATTTTTCCAGCGCCGAATACCGAATTGGCGGCCAATAAACTTTTTAACTAA
- a CDS encoding M14 family zinc carboxypeptidase, with protein sequence MNKTSKLLIPLLLASAGSLQAQQQTLSLKGTVKNGDATVVYLQRFENKIFTVIDSAQVKKGSFAFRKQLPLPDLYGISTERDVVPSYVFLDVGDNKVTIDAKDDNRQSVSLSGSKSQELFEEYRAQRKPDIRSFIQKYPDNIVSSYLLYREWSYRLSPEELEAHIALLSGPQQQSRYIQDLRKIIAVTRQVAVGKKAPAIVANDPDGNPQALYDHLGKYTLIDFWASWCPPCRKENPNIVANYQKYKSQGFEIYAISLDKKKEAWLKGIADDHLTWQHVSELKYWNSEIATTYAVRAIPANFLVDDKGTIIAKNVRGEELGKVLDSLFNQGKTEIGGLKKDFKGQNPISYESTKSQAIVKQERGTFTVDQRVFFSNDYDGARLNGLTKSSEGVYHLQVAPERTPINPSPWYGFQVWSTRDTTIKIQLDYPSGVRHRYDPKVSTDGTNWNKLNGASFDLPISSKRTWISAQANIPSKAVYSWIEQVNPAVQIQKQEVGKTALGKPINVYVAGNPQSKKAIVVLGRQHPPEITGHYAYASFVEYLLGNSDDAKRFREKYSIYLIPIVNPDGVDLGHWRANANGVDLNRDWAKFNQPETVALRDYFKREIEQQGRDLYFAIDFHSTGSDIYYTVDPALPSRFPGFIPTWIAAVKEAIPGYEPLVKPLYLGGSTFTAYSYLYKTYNAEALVYEIGDNTDADFIQRKARISAQKLIEKLNES encoded by the coding sequence ATGAATAAGACAAGTAAACTCCTTATTCCTTTACTGCTGGCCAGTGCAGGATCCTTACAGGCACAACAACAGACCCTGTCACTCAAAGGAACGGTCAAGAATGGCGATGCTACTGTTGTGTATCTGCAACGTTTTGAAAACAAAATATTTACGGTGATTGATTCTGCTCAGGTGAAAAAGGGCTCCTTTGCTTTCCGGAAGCAACTTCCGCTGCCGGACCTGTATGGCATTTCTACAGAGCGGGATGTGGTTCCGAGCTATGTTTTTCTGGATGTAGGGGATAATAAAGTGACGATCGATGCAAAAGATGACAACAGACAGTCGGTATCCTTATCTGGGTCAAAAAGCCAGGAACTCTTTGAAGAATATCGGGCGCAGCGCAAACCCGATATACGATCTTTCATCCAAAAATATCCGGATAATATCGTTTCTAGCTACCTGCTTTATAGGGAATGGTCCTATCGATTGTCTCCGGAAGAACTGGAAGCGCATATCGCCCTGCTCTCTGGGCCTCAGCAGCAATCGCGTTATATACAGGATCTCCGCAAAATCATCGCCGTGACGCGGCAGGTAGCCGTAGGCAAGAAAGCCCCGGCCATTGTCGCCAATGACCCTGATGGAAACCCGCAGGCTCTCTACGATCATTTGGGGAAATATACATTGATTGATTTTTGGGCTTCATGGTGTCCTCCCTGCCGAAAGGAGAATCCGAATATTGTGGCCAATTATCAAAAATATAAATCCCAGGGCTTTGAAATTTATGCCATTTCACTGGACAAGAAAAAAGAAGCTTGGCTCAAAGGTATTGCCGACGATCACCTGACCTGGCAGCATGTCTCCGAATTAAAATACTGGAATAGCGAAATTGCCACTACCTATGCTGTCCGTGCAATTCCCGCCAATTTTTTGGTGGACGATAAGGGGACAATCATTGCCAAGAATGTCCGTGGCGAAGAACTGGGCAAGGTGTTGGACAGTTTGTTTAATCAAGGGAAAACCGAGATCGGCGGACTGAAAAAGGATTTTAAAGGGCAGAATCCGATTAGCTATGAATCGACCAAATCCCAAGCTATCGTCAAACAGGAACGCGGCACTTTCACAGTGGATCAACGGGTCTTTTTTAGCAATGACTATGATGGTGCCCGACTGAATGGCCTCACAAAATCCAGTGAAGGCGTGTACCACCTGCAGGTAGCGCCGGAACGCACGCCGATCAATCCGAGTCCCTGGTATGGTTTTCAGGTCTGGTCCACCCGCGATACGACGATAAAAATCCAGCTTGACTATCCTTCTGGCGTGCGTCATCGCTACGACCCGAAAGTGAGCACAGACGGAACGAACTGGAATAAGCTCAACGGTGCTTCTTTTGACCTGCCGATCTCCAGTAAGAGAACATGGATCTCGGCACAGGCAAATATTCCCTCCAAAGCCGTATATAGCTGGATTGAACAGGTAAATCCTGCTGTTCAAATACAAAAACAGGAAGTGGGTAAAACGGCCCTTGGCAAGCCAATTAACGTATATGTGGCGGGCAATCCGCAAAGTAAAAAGGCGATTGTGGTCCTCGGGAGACAGCATCCACCTGAGATTACAGGGCATTATGCATATGCCAGCTTTGTCGAATACCTCTTGGGCAACAGCGACGATGCAAAGCGGTTTCGTGAGAAATATAGTATTTACCTGATCCCCATCGTTAATCCCGACGGAGTGGATCTAGGGCATTGGCGTGCCAATGCCAATGGCGTTGACCTCAACCGTGACTGGGCCAAATTTAACCAGCCCGAGACTGTGGCGCTGCGCGATTATTTTAAACGGGAAATCGAGCAGCAGGGCCGCGACCTTTATTTTGCCATCGATTTTCATTCTACGGGAAGCGATATTTACTACACGGTGGATCCTGCCTTGCCAAGTCGGTTTCCAGGTTTTATTCCCACCTGGATAGCCGCAGTCAAAGAAGCTATTCCAGGGTATGAACCGCTGGTAAAGCCCCTGTATTTGGGTGGATCGACCTTCACGGCGTATAGCTATTTGTATAAAACGTATAATGCCGAAGCATTGGTCTATGAAATTGGCGACAACACCGACGCTGATTTTATACAGCGCAAAGCCCGTATTTCTGCACAAAAATTAATCGAAAAACTCAATGAAAGCTAG